The following proteins are co-located in the Nilaparvata lugens isolate BPH chromosome 14, ASM1435652v1, whole genome shotgun sequence genome:
- the LOC120354182 gene encoding uncharacterized protein LOC120354182, whose amino-acid sequence MTSLNRSHLYQQPVRCPTNNPSPTKSSSILIIRREIILSVVITIIDNQFRLSLASIIIKTRQSEKKVIPIVGVTDREVLQSGGKNSHCSQPRDSGKSSHEEEKNLPARIASASSDSLRVLPHEATSSDGLRVLPPEADRVPHPSVNSTMLRLHIVPAAPHRSSCSTSHQLLHDAPAPHRSSCSTMLRLHIGPAASHRTSCSTSHRWIFTLSSQHPQLKASCLFIVLYCLLL is encoded by the exons ATGACGTCACTCAACCGCAGCCATCTGTATCAACAACCAGTTCGTTGCCCAACCAACAATCCCAGTCCAACAAAAAGCAGTTCCATTCTAATAATCAGAAGGGAAATAATTCTCAGCGTcgtaataacaataattgacaacCAGTTTCGACTGTCTCTGGCATCAATCATCATAAAAACGAGACAGTCagaaaaaaaagttattccGATCGTAGGAGTAACCGACCGTGAGGTGCTGCAGTCTGGCGGAAAAAATTCACACTGCTCCCAACCACGTGACAGCGGTAAATCCAGtcatgaagaagagaaaaatctgCCTGCTCGTATTGCGTCAGCTAGTAGTGACAGTTTGCGGGTTCTGCCCCACGAGGCTACTAGTAGTGATGGTTTGCGGGTTCTGCCTCCCGAAGCTGATAGAGTTCCCCATCCAAGTGTTAAT TCCACGATGCTCCGGCTCCACATTGttccagctgctccacatcggtccagctgctccacatcgcaccagctgctccacgaTGCTCCggctccacatcggtccagctgctccACGATGCTCCggctccacatcggtccagctgcttcacatcgcaccagctgctccacatcgcatCGTTGGATCTTCACACTATCATCACAGCACCCACAACTCAAAGCaagttgtttatttattgtattatattgtttattattgtaa